A window of Nicotiana sylvestris chromosome 8, ASM39365v2, whole genome shotgun sequence genomic DNA:
ttttttattttatttttgttttttcagatcttatttttgtctattattaattattttagcattagtttttgaagtttgaaatgtcaaattttctgtttttgcacttgttgaagtagtaaaatagttttgtgttgataaaagtgaggtagtgaaaaatacttaagagtatatggtacttgtttgattgtttatttactacttcaagactctttgagtacaacacccaaaagtcaaattgtttggtaagaaaatgtagaccTTTGGACAATGTTTGAATAAAAGTTTGtctttgaatagtggagagcagattttatttgaaatacttgacaagatttgaaccagaaagtctggcattttgaatttaagagcagattttgtagaaaaatctatcaaaaagattgatttttaatttttttgaaatagctgATTGTTTTGATATAAAAGGACACTCCATCTTACTGAAGGAGCTCTAGacacacaaaaaagaaaaaaaatcagtagctataatatcccttagcagcttttgtgagttgattcttaagtgaaaaacttgtttaaggaaaatagagtagtgttgaaagatttttctggagttacataattgtactgttttgttggggtatttctattttattttcttggGTTTGAATCTGCCGGTTGTCGCTGTCTTTTGCTATTGTTGCTGCCCGTTTAATTGTTTAGCTGTTGATTTTGGAAAGAGCTGACTCTGATgtatttgttcttctttttgCTGTCCAGGTAATTTTCGGACCATGTAAACTCATAAAATCGAGTTGGAATGAAAGATAATGAAGCTGGAAAATATTAGTGGCTTTATCCttctattgtaattcatttttatatgctcttgaatgtttgataatgttataacgatatattagttaattaaattgtgttaaatatctttaattatttttatttttgcaaagcattagatataattccactggcatttggttgtctgaaaggagcatatatattaaaatttgaacccttgtagccatgtttgtccctttgttgtcaccaagctaagttattattattattattattattattattattattattattattattattattattattattattattattattatattttagagtcccaataatcttttttttatctcttaaaaaatacttatttagtaaggtagttaagttgtagattagaaagacaatctgtaaacttatttttgtaaatagttggctacggattgcaaatagcaagatatggccaaatctgtaacatagctttaaaaggccatatctgcagatttaaagtccaaaagcatatgggcttttggattttgtcttggacatgagcccatttgactccatcaacccaatagtgggctgcctcattcaatgtcaagacaagcccacatcttactagttttaagcaatgtcaattgataattttctctcattactctcatcttttaaattagtactcataacaataattttctctcattagttaagttgtagattattattcaaatattttctttatttttttttaaataaataaaaacggacataagaaaagcataaaaatcaaataaaccacagtttatccaagtttaattcaagccaaatgtagtcaataaagcgacgtgctagaaccacgggactcagggaatgccttacaccttctctccggtcaacagaattccttacccaaactttgttttcgcggaccaataataatagagtcaaaccttcctttgaatagagattcaaataaaaggtgacttggaacaccagtagaaatcaattccaagtggcgactatgtaaataaaataatccctacttcaaatttgtcactttaattggaaaagctctttaacccacaatccataacattTTACACTTATCTCTTGGAGgggtaaaaaggggtgtgacagatTTGGCATCAGTGTAGGTTCTTGGAGCCACAGACTCTGGTACGGAATTTGTCTAAGGGTGAGTTAGACCCTAGTTACACTGCCTGTTATGGTAAAAGGGTTCAAGTCCATCAAGAGCCTGCACAGCCCGCTAAAAGGCCCCACGTCCAACAGTTCACTGATGGGGCGCGAGAACAATTGGATTAGCTAGCAAAGGAGAAAAACTACAGGGCCATGATAAGCAAATTGGAGGGGCAAATCAGAGATCTGAAATTTGATAGTAGTGTACAGGCTGCTACTGATGAAGGGGAGAAGAAAAAGCTGGACCAAGAAAACaaagcccttcgagcccagatccaAAGAATAAAGATAACTGCTGAGAATACGGAAAGGAGCTGAACAAATGAAAGACTCATAAATGGTCTTAGGAGGAAAATATGTGAGTACGGGAATGATTTGGAAAAATCTGAAGGTAGTCTGGCAAAAGCTCGGGCACAGTTGACAAATAATGCAGAGGGATGTGCAGAGTTTGTTCGACAATTAAAAGGGAAATATGATAGAGAAGTCGCAAACctgaagaaaaagctaactaccCTCGAGAATAAAATGGCTAAACAAACAAAGAACTTTAAGGCAGAGAGAGAATATTGTTATGTATTGATGGCCCGATTGGAGGAGGACATGCAACAATTGCAGGAGCAAAGCCATAATGACACCCAAGTTTTGGAAGCTAGATCTCAACAAATTGGGTGCCTGCTCCAAGAAAAAGGCATCATTAGAGAGAGGATTAGAGGAAtgctgactacatcgtcatgaaatgccatgagtgtgaggacatgactagatCCACTTTCTTCGCcgcagtgatgacctttgttcgcAAAATAATGGATGACCTGGATTGCCTCCAAGGAGATCTTGCACGTAGGCCTGTGGCGAGACCaactgatgtcccacgggcccttGGAGTAGTTTTGAaagcacttatgtattcttgattttcttttcgaGTCTCTATTTCAGTTTCCATTTCTAGAGTCTATTTCaagtatttttttagtttttcaatTCTTAGAAAGGTATGATAGAGTCATTGTAATAGAAAACTTAGAAGatttaatgaaaattttgaaaaacccaaaattgtttctttcttttatttccgcatttattccttgaactatgcgatgatctgattcacgcggtatcgtgatacgtaggcaatctccattgGATCCGGTCATGGTTTTAGATAACTCGAATAAAAGAGAAAACCAAAAAAGAGTAAaccagaaaaaaagaagagaaaaccagaaaaagagagaaaagcagaaaagagagaaaaccagaaaaagagagaaaacaagaaaaagagagaaaacaagaataaGAGAGAAAACAATGCAGGAGATAGAgtacaaagaaaagagagcaaataatgaaaagcgccaaaagaaagaaagatacaaaGACCTAGGAGATAAACAAAATCTAGGATGAGACACACaaccgttgcaaaacatgtagaaacacatttaactgtttaggtgcattgcatcccccaacgtgcgataccctatgtgttaattgtctcAAACTAATCGGTTTGTTTTGTATGCTTTGAGTCCAGGTTCTGTTTTTAagatggttggttttgtggtaacctggcttcgcatcttactttacaagatccaagggAATTGTCGAAATGTCGTCAGAGAGTCATCTACCAACAATTTCCATCCTAAAGGATAGCCTATTGTCGGTCATTCCGACATcagagtcagcaactgctgaagagAACAGGGCACTGCgtctccgcatgttggaaatgtgggaTGCTTGGTCTAATGGTAGAGAGCCGCCTAGTGCAATACCTGGTTTTCCCGAGCTGATTCCCAGAATAAGTGGAACCTCCAGCGTCCCTATAAATTACCCAAACACCCCACTTGGATACCCTACCATGTCAGCCCACTTTGCCAGAATGCTTTCTGAGGTTCGCCCTCAGACACTGATTTCGGGAGTGGCTTCTAATATATTCATTGCACCACTAAACTCACCTACGACACAACCAACATTGCCCAGGCCCAACTTTGAGCCATTATCCTTTACTTTCCAAATACCACCATTTCTATTAGACACGGCTCATTTCACCACAAACTCCTACcctcaacaacctcggtacgagtTTACTGCGGGACAAGAGAGAACTGTAAAGAATCCCGAGCAAGATGAGATCACTcggaaaatgaaaagcatagaacaaagtCTCAAGAACATGCAAGGCCTGAGTGGTCAGAAAAGTGTCTCCTACGCTGACTTGTGCATGTTCCCACATGTTCATCTGCCCATCGATTTCAAGACTCccaagtttgaaaagtatgacagACATGGGGACCCTATAGCTCACCTAAAGAGGTATTGCAATCAGTTGAGGGGAGCAGGCGGAAAAGAAGAGCACCTAATGGCttactttggggaaagtctagttgTAATTGCGtccgaatggtatatggaccaagatatCTCCCGCTGGCACATATAGGATGACTTGGCCTGAGATTTTGTTAGACAGTTCCAGTACAACATGGATATAGCTTCGAATATAACCTCTTTGTCTAATTTCAAGAAAAGGTTTTCGGATAGCTTCCGAGAGTACGTCGTCAAGTGGCGTGAGCAAGCTGCTAGGGTGAAACCCCCAATAGATGAGACCGAGATGGTCAGTACCTTCatgcaagcccaagaggctgattacttccaaaacatgatgtccgctatgGGCAAGCCGTTTGCGGAAGCCATAATGATtgggaaaatgatagagaattgTTTGAAAACGGGTTGCATCTTGAGCCAGTCGGATATAAGAGCTACTTCTCAAGCAATCCAGAGAAGGTCAGGGGGCACGACAAAccggaaaaagaaagaagaagtggcaATGATGGCCTCAGGTATGAGAAACCCCTGTCAACCTCGAGGTTACTTCGGTTCCTCCTCAAACACCCCACAACATTATTACCCCCACCAAGATACGGCATACACCATAACTCCTAAGCCCTATGCAGTGATGAATGCCTAGCCATACGCTCAGCCACAACAATAGTATTACCagaaccgagctccacctcccagaaataagcctcctcaccaagctccataCAATCTCCGTCCCCCATAGAACAACTTTCCATATAATGCCCGTGCCCTTGAGCCACCCAGAAAGAACAacttcacacctattggtgagTCGTATTCCAGCCTCTTCCCAAAGTTAGTCCAAATAGGTCTGTTGCAGCACGTACCTCCAAACAGGCAAAATCCAGAGTCGCCCTCCTACCGACACGGTACCCGATGTGCTTATCATTCAGGAGTAGAAGGGCACAACACTGAGGATTGTTTGACCCTAAAAAGGGCGGTTAAAAATCTGATAGAACAAAAACGGGtagtgctaagggatgaagaGGTCCCCAATGTAACTAACAACCCATTACCAtctcacaacaacgggccggttATTGGGATGAtatgtgaagacaaagagtttgaCCCGGATTTGAAAGCTATCATTGCTATTGCCGATGTTGAAAATAAACCCAAAACGGCAGCAAAGCTAGCTACACAAATACTTTAaccctttgctaaccctttgagccggttacctttctttgattacccttttTGGAACCCGAAAATGCTtgtaaattcaaaaaaaaaatcaaatcaaaaacaaagtttccctgaactacgttcgacttcattccgaaaggatacgtaggcagcctctctctatgGTTCAGTCACACGAAAACAAAAATCCACATTCCCCCCCAAAGTTGAAACTcaatccaaagttgtaattcaatccaaactcttttaCCCTAAAATCCCGTTTGAGGTCATTCTAATCCATCGGTAAAGAAGTTCAAAATGGGAGGTTGTTGGTtatttggatctgatacaatcaaatgagagaaataaaatgagagagtcttattggtaaaaacccacaCGAGCACTGTAAGGCGATGATGAGTAAATAAATTGAAAATGAGAAAGTCATTTTagtgaaaactcacaaagagaAATATAAGGCTATGGTGAGAatataaatgagagaggtcagctggtgaaaacccacaaagggtgCCACTGATAGAAAAAGCAATTCCTTACAACTATCGACACTGataagagtcctggcaaggtttctcggttttgaGATATGGATTATAAAGGGACTTTGTGAGATTGAATGGTCACgcagatcgggtatccagtccaagaagcatgtcatgtctattgaagtctgcaggcactccagataagtccttctttcctttccccgaaagggacacttctcgttTGTTTCTTTATCCTGTCCTTTGTTTACtgttctttgaatccctttcggtttaatcctcctccgaaactaatacaaagaagagatgacaagattggttttacagggttctgtTTAACAAAAgctaaaattaaagaaaaaaagcaCCCAACCTCAgtaggtgcatcaagtcgatctcgactggccatgatggccgatgctccagagtcaaaattattgaaaaggaaagaaatccgaagtcaagtgcccataagggcaaaataagatgaaaaaACCAAAGCCTCACACGGGCTACCCATAatgtgaaattttggaaagtcaAGATCCCTGGGTTTAGAAAAAGACAGATTTCCAGAAAGCCAGCAAGCAATTGAAACTTTCATCGAAAGAgctgggccgagatcaagtgattaaaataatcaaggccacaaaaccaaccaccgtttcaaactgacaaattgttctttgatttgaaaacaggAAAACAGGTGCAGTCCAaaacaaccttgcaagaagcaggcgCAATAAAAGCAAGGCACGCAAAAACTAAAACGGTTTTGCAGCAAAAGTTGACCCGAAAAGGGAAGTTACTTTTTAAACTATTCATTCATTCtcctaaataaaatgaaaagtgaagtgaaaagaaaaagaaagaagaagaaagaaaagaaaagaaaagttcaaaatcattgtagcctagggtccccaatctctagcaatgttttccaacatagggccccATACCCTAGTCGCTGCCAGCATAACCTAGTAGTCTTTTCcagcatagggtcccactccctagttgatccctggcataacccgaggacttttttctggcataacccgataactttcccgacataacctgtggacctccccgactagcccgaggaccttttccggcataacccgatgactctcccagcataacccatggacctccccggcataacctgaggatcttttccggcataatccgatgactttcccggcataacccgtggacctttccggaataacccgatgacctttcccggcataacccgaggaccttttcaggcataacccgatgactttcccggaaTACCGCGAGGATCTtttttcggtataacccgatgtcttttccggcataactcgtggacctccccgacataacccgaggacctttttccggcataacccgatgactttcccggcataacccgtggacctcccccggcataacccgaggactttttccagcataacccgatgacttttccggtataacccgtggacctccccggcataatccgaggacctttttttcggcataactcgatgactttcctggaataacccatggacctccacggcataacccgaggaccttttccggcataacataatgactttcccggcataacctggggacctttccggcataacccgataaccttttccggcataacctgtggacatccccggcataacccgaggaccttttccggcataacccgatgactttcccggcataacccgaggacatttttccggcataacccgatgacttttccggcataacccgtggacctccccggcatagtccgatgaccttttccggcataacccgatgactctctcggcataacccatggacctccccggcataacccgaggaccttttctggcataacccgatgactttcccggcataacccgtggacttttccggcataacccgatgacctttcccggcataacccgtggacctccccggcataacccgaggatcttttccagcataacccaaggatctttttccagcataacctgatgactttcccggcataacccgtggacctccccggcataacccgaagacctttttccggtataacccgatgacttttccggcataatctgtggacctttctggcataacccgatgacttttccggcataatccgCGGACCTCGCCgacataactcgaggacctttttccggcataacccgatgactttcccaccataacccgtggaccttttctgGACTTATCCgatgactttcctggcataaatcgtggacctccccgacataaTCTGAGGACCTTTTCcagtataacccgatgactttcccggcataacccgtggacctccccggcatagctcgaggacctttttccggcataacccgatgactttcccagcataacccgtggacctccccagcgtaacccgaggaccttttccggcataacacgttgactttccggcataacccgtggacctccccggcataacccgaggaccttttccggcataacccgatgaccttcccggcataacccgtggacctttctgGTATAACCTGGTCATTTTTGCCAGCATAACCTAgtaatctttccaacttaggGCCTCCGATCCCTAGtagattttattttagatattgggctccactccctaatctctttttttcCCAAGGAtaacacaatcctgattttattgctttcaataaaaaggtagtttagattttgtgttccaataactcacgaaattttcctagtgaaaactggggcaaatATTTTTTGTTCGTTTGCTTGTtttggtgcctgaacaggttttTACCTTGAGGCACAAGTTTTGAggcgaccaaaagaagaagtctcgattcaaataaaagaaaagaaaaataagaaaagaagtgaactctaagtgtagaagcggggaaaagatgcggactgatcaagatatgattgaagtcacaagctttgcatgtcctgcCTTGACCCGAAAAGCTGGATAAGAATGAACCAGCgtttgcagctaacgagcatcaagattcagatcagagtctgcaggaagaatcaaccaagactcaagatcaaactttagaaggtttatagataggaatcttgtaactcgtagttgataggtttagctagtttagcttttcatctttcattttggCATAATAAAGAGCTCAGCAAGCTGAAACAATAGCAACATCAGTGAAATCACATTTTTtctggtagtctcagctaccaaaactacactgacctaattcctttatagttaaggatatataggcaacctccaaagcaaggttcggtcagacttttTCAAAGATACTTCCCATGTAGTTTCaagcgggcaaaaatcgctcgtaattgctcattttatcttttccCAAAATcctttcgtgtttccgagcaaagaggggcagctgtgagcatgtgatttttgccctatatgaaatactcctataaaatcaaagaaaatagatttgtttttaattatttgccatttttataggatttttcgttaattgtttgcatttatgTGCATGCTTACTTTtgttaaaatcataaaaaaaatgtcaaaaataccatgcattgcatttaaattttgtttttatattttttggattaattagttaattatttattttattgaaaataaatatcacaaaaatggctcatttttacatttttttaattc
This region includes:
- the LOC138875144 gene encoding uncharacterized protein, with translation MSSESHLPTISILKDSLLSVIPTSESATAEENRALRLRMLEMWDAWSNGREPPSAIPGFPELIPRISGTSSVPINYPNTPLGYPTMSAHFARMLSEVRPQTLISGVASNIFIAPLNSPTTQPTLPRPNFEPLSFTFQIPPFLLDTAHFTTNSYPQQPRYEFTAGQERTVKNPEQDEITRKMKSIEQSLKNMQGLSGQKSVSYADLCMFPHVHLPIDFKTPKFEKYDRHGDPIAHLKRYCNQLRGAGGKEEHLMAYFGESLVVIASEWYMDQDISRWHI